One part of the Dyadobacter sp. 676 genome encodes these proteins:
- a CDS encoding GDP-L-fucose synthase: MEKSAKIYIAGHRGMVGSAILRKLEKEGFDNIITRTSSELDLRNQADVRAFFEAERPEYIFLAAAKVGGIMANNIYRAEFLNDNLLIQNNVIDSAYRTGAKKLMFLGSSCIYPKLAPQPLQEDSLLTGLLEPTNEPYAIAKIAGIKMCEAYRAQYGCNFISVMPTNLYGPNDNYDLNNSHVLPAMIRKFHEAKEEGKPFVELWGTGSPLREFLHADDLAAACYFLMQNYNEAGFLNVGVGADVAIKDLAEMIRKVVGYEGEIKWNTDKPDGTPRKLMDVSKLHALGWKHTIELEEGITRTYQDFLEKIETYAV; this comes from the coding sequence GTGGAAAAAAGCGCTAAAATTTATATTGCCGGGCACCGGGGAATGGTTGGTTCCGCCATTCTAAGAAAACTGGAAAAAGAAGGATTCGACAATATCATCACCAGAACCTCGTCCGAGCTCGATCTTCGTAATCAGGCCGACGTGCGGGCATTTTTTGAAGCGGAACGCCCTGAATACATCTTTCTCGCCGCCGCCAAGGTGGGAGGCATTATGGCGAACAATATTTACCGCGCTGAATTTCTGAACGATAACTTGCTGATACAGAATAACGTCATCGACAGCGCATACCGCACGGGCGCTAAAAAGCTGATGTTCCTGGGATCCAGCTGCATTTATCCGAAACTGGCGCCGCAGCCCTTACAGGAAGATTCGCTGCTTACCGGCCTGCTCGAACCTACCAACGAACCCTACGCCATCGCGAAAATTGCAGGTATCAAGATGTGCGAAGCCTACCGAGCGCAATACGGCTGCAATTTCATTTCGGTAATGCCCACCAATTTATATGGACCGAACGACAATTACGATCTCAACAATTCGCACGTCCTGCCGGCCATGATCCGCAAGTTCCATGAGGCGAAAGAAGAAGGCAAGCCGTTTGTGGAGCTTTGGGGTACGGGTTCGCCGCTCCGCGAATTCCTTCACGCCGACGACCTGGCGGCCGCCTGCTATTTTCTGATGCAGAACTACAACGAGGCAGGCTTCCTGAACGTCGGAGTAGGTGCGGATGTGGCCATTAAGGATTTGGCCGAAATGATCCGGAAAGTGGTCGGTTATGAGGGAGAAATCAAGTGGAATACCGACAAGCCTGACGGTACACCAAGAAAACTGATGGACGTCAGCAAGCTGCATGCATTGGGCTGGAAACACACGATCGAACTGGAAGAGGGCATTACCCGGACTTACCAGGATTTCCTGGAAAAAATAGAAACTTATGCCGTGTAA
- a CDS encoding D-alanyl-D-alanine carboxypeptidase: MRTLLFFISIVILSGCSASHYLKREIDRSVVLSQQHTGVSIARIGEKKPIASYQANRYFVPASNTKLFSFYAGLSALGDSIPGLEYLEWGELLIIRGTGDPSLLHPDLPYSKVFDFLKGRKDQIFYTPYHFENKRFGPGWAWSDYNDYYQPEVTAMPVYGNIVRFKTTPAGEYRANPRFWQKSLVPDTTVSGIEREELQNVFHYPKLSGNQSITRDIPVHMSDLLTLQLLNDTLKKEIKLIDIPLEIELQTVHSIPSDSLYTRMMQVSDNMLAEQLMLLYATANKLPLNTEKAISHAIEHHLADVPDKPVWKDGSGLSRYNLFTPRTMVALLQKIYAKVPQERLFKILPAGGKSGTLKNLFKGETPFVYAKTGSLSNVYNLSGYLITRKGKILAFSFMNNNFTQPTADVRKEVERILTRMRDKF, translated from the coding sequence ATGCGCACGCTGCTCTTCTTCATCAGTATTGTCATATTATCGGGCTGTTCCGCCTCCCATTATCTCAAACGTGAAATCGATCGCTCGGTGGTTTTAAGTCAACAACATACCGGCGTTTCGATCGCCCGCATTGGCGAAAAGAAGCCGATCGCGTCGTATCAGGCCAACAGATATTTCGTTCCTGCGTCCAACACCAAACTGTTCAGCTTTTATGCGGGCCTTTCCGCTCTTGGCGATTCCATTCCGGGCCTGGAATACCTCGAATGGGGCGAACTGCTCATTATCCGCGGTACCGGGGACCCTTCGCTACTGCACCCCGACCTGCCGTATAGCAAGGTTTTCGACTTTCTGAAAGGCCGCAAGGACCAGATTTTTTACACCCCCTATCATTTTGAAAACAAACGTTTCGGTCCAGGATGGGCTTGGAGCGATTACAACGATTATTATCAACCGGAGGTGACCGCCATGCCGGTTTACGGCAATATTGTGCGCTTCAAAACCACGCCGGCCGGTGAATACCGGGCCAATCCCCGCTTCTGGCAAAAGTCGCTTGTGCCCGACACCACCGTTTCGGGCATCGAAAGGGAAGAACTGCAAAATGTCTTTCATTACCCTAAACTGTCAGGTAATCAAAGCATTACACGCGACATACCGGTCCATATGAGCGACCTGCTGACCCTGCAATTGTTGAACGATACGCTGAAAAAAGAAATCAAACTGATAGATATTCCCTTGGAAATAGAGCTGCAAACGGTGCACAGCATTCCGTCGGATTCACTTTACACCCGCATGATGCAGGTCAGCGATAATATGCTGGCGGAACAACTGATGCTGCTCTATGCAACCGCCAACAAACTGCCGCTCAACACCGAAAAAGCTATCTCACATGCGATCGAACACCATCTGGCCGACGTGCCGGATAAACCGGTTTGGAAAGATGGCTCGGGGCTCAGCCGCTATAACTTGTTTACGCCCAGGACGATGGTCGCATTATTGCAGAAAATTTACGCGAAAGTCCCGCAGGAAAGGCTATTCAAAATACTGCCGGCAGGAGGAAAAAGCGGTACTTTAAAAAACCTCTTCAAAGGCGAGACGCCGTTTGTTTATGCGAAAACCGGCAGTTTAAGCAATGTTTATAACCTGAGCGGCTATTTGATAACCAGAAAAGGCAAGATACTTGCTTTCAGCTTTATGAATAACAATTTTACCCAACCCACCGCCGATGTGCGCAAGGAAGTAGAACGCATTCTCACACGGATGCGCGACAAGTTCTGA
- a CDS encoding ATP-dependent DNA helicase RecQ, translating to MADIRSVLKQYWGYDTFRPFQEDAIKAVLDGMDTLVLLPTGGGKSICFQVPVMASEGICIVVTPLIALMKDQVEQLKRRHIPAAAIHSGMSKTEIDITLDNCIHGNTKFLYVSPERLRTDIMIARTKQMNVCLLAIDEAHCISAWGYDFRPSYLLIAEFRRLLPKVPVMALTATATEEVRADILDKLEMRNARVFKQSFARANLSYSVFAEESKERKLLQILRNVSGTGIIYVSTRKRTKELADWLNRQGIPATSYHAGLPFKDRSERQTAWIQNRVRMVVATNAFGMGIDKPDVRAVIHFDLPDNLEAYYQEAGRAGRDEKKAYAVALFNKIDLEELIDGIERKYPPVEMLRRVYQALANYYKIAIGAGELSGFDFDIQEFAGTFGLAVNETHYALKLLEEEGFVQLSENFNDASKIHFLVDNRELYDFQIRYQELDSFIKLILRMYGGEVFTEYVRISEAELAQIHFATVPEVLRKLKFLSERNIIDYEPRKDKPQLTFLTPRYDSSLLPLNVFEIQKKKDRDLGKAQAVIRYATHTKRCRTLLLLEYFHEFDAEECGVCDICIRNRKSETIRDDTLADRITDFLSREGPMLPAELSRMFENIPGDEFLKTLQALIRDEAIQYNEHGMLSPTNKTQL from the coding sequence ATGGCTGATATCCGGTCTGTCCTGAAACAATATTGGGGTTACGACACTTTCAGGCCATTTCAGGAGGATGCCATCAAGGCCGTTCTGGATGGCATGGATACGCTGGTTTTGCTTCCGACCGGCGGTGGGAAATCCATCTGTTTTCAGGTGCCGGTAATGGCTTCCGAGGGTATTTGCATCGTGGTAACGCCGCTCATTGCGCTGATGAAGGATCAGGTGGAACAGCTGAAACGCAGGCACATTCCTGCGGCGGCGATCCATTCGGGTATGAGCAAGACGGAGATCGATATTACGCTCGATAATTGCATTCATGGAAATACGAAGTTCCTCTACGTGTCGCCCGAGCGCCTGCGGACGGACATTATGATCGCACGTACGAAGCAGATGAATGTATGCCTGCTCGCCATCGACGAGGCGCATTGCATCTCGGCCTGGGGTTACGATTTCCGGCCCTCCTACCTGCTTATCGCCGAATTTCGCAGGCTTTTGCCCAAAGTGCCGGTTATGGCGCTGACGGCCACGGCTACCGAGGAGGTACGGGCCGATATTCTCGACAAGCTGGAAATGCGTAATGCGCGGGTTTTCAAGCAGTCGTTTGCCCGGGCTAACCTCTCCTATTCCGTCTTTGCCGAGGAAAGTAAAGAGCGGAAATTATTGCAGATTTTGCGCAACGTTTCGGGAACGGGTATTATATACGTTAGCACCCGCAAGCGCACGAAAGAGCTCGCCGACTGGCTGAACAGGCAGGGAATCCCGGCTACGAGTTACCATGCAGGCTTGCCTTTTAAGGACCGCTCCGAGCGGCAAACGGCCTGGATTCAGAACCGCGTCCGCATGGTTGTGGCTACCAATGCTTTCGGAATGGGAATCGATAAGCCGGATGTCCGTGCGGTAATCCATTTCGATTTGCCCGATAATCTGGAAGCCTATTATCAGGAAGCCGGACGAGCGGGAAGGGACGAGAAGAAGGCCTATGCGGTAGCGCTTTTCAACAAAATCGATCTCGAAGAGCTGATAGACGGCATCGAACGGAAATATCCGCCGGTGGAAATGCTGAGGCGGGTTTACCAGGCTTTGGCAAATTATTACAAAATAGCGATCGGTGCGGGAGAATTATCGGGCTTCGATTTTGATATTCAGGAGTTTGCGGGGACATTCGGGTTGGCAGTCAACGAAACCCACTATGCGCTGAAATTGCTGGAAGAGGAAGGTTTTGTACAGCTGAGTGAGAATTTCAACGATGCCTCCAAAATCCATTTCCTGGTCGACAACCGGGAATTGTACGACTTTCAAATACGCTATCAGGAGCTGGATTCGTTTATCAAACTAATCCTGAGAATGTACGGGGGCGAGGTTTTTACAGAATATGTGCGCATTTCCGAAGCGGAGCTGGCGCAGATCCATTTCGCCACCGTGCCCGAAGTTCTCAGGAAATTGAAATTCCTTTCCGAGCGAAATATTATCGATTACGAGCCCAGAAAGGACAAACCACAGCTTACATTTCTGACACCGCGCTATGATTCTTCTCTACTGCCGCTGAACGTTTTTGAAATACAAAAGAAAAAGGACCGGGATCTCGGAAAGGCACAGGCGGTGATCCGCTATGCCACCCACACCAAACGGTGCCGGACGCTGCTTCTGCTGGAATATTTTCATGAATTCGATGCGGAGGAATGCGGTGTATGCGATATCTGCATCAGGAACCGAAAGAGTGAAACGATCCGTGACGACACTTTGGCCGACCGGATTACCGATTTTTTGAGCCGTGAGGGTCCGATGTTGCCCGCGGAACTCAGCCGGATGTTCGAGAACATACCCGGCGACGAGTTTCTGAAAACATTGCAAGCATTAATCCGGGACGAAGCAATCCAATACAACGAACACGGAATGCTGAGCCCGACTAACAAAACTCAACTTTGA
- a CDS encoding DUF5723 family protein encodes MKTSLLTAALFMLTTVRYVVAQQIPGLQFSNYGGLYRATYNPSVLGGPRHKFQVNILTLGGSIKYRYFRFIGENSFLYPVLAAHSTEELYGRSRTMGSLTYKDPIFLTGEIRWPSASFALGKYHGVAIQLRTRGFVQGRNIPAAIDNLYIKRLDTGSTPPVSNESWGDFSLVQQSFSDLSFSWGGQLLDIEGHKLRVGATVKRVFGARVAYLKGNADRYSINPVGNDPEISQLEIDRLVYESGYSTPNRRMSVGNLFDSGKYGSGWAYDLGFSYELGAVWKDRKEVYNDSPDYFVRLAGSLTDIGSVKYKTSDSKVVTGSHNDVVIRQTELETISDRGPEGFMSLFPGDSGTAFAQTVRLPQALHLEADVQVFHGFFLNLSQTSRFKSRSGRPLDMYVPNTFIITPRFEDEDSGLSFPISFIQGNNRPSIGLAGHFGPVFLGFSNVNGLMKSGGARGSMMYIGFTAWKAYRKKDKD; translated from the coding sequence TTGAAAACCTCATTACTTACCGCAGCATTATTTATGCTGACGACCGTCCGTTATGTCGTCGCTCAACAGATTCCCGGATTGCAATTCAGTAACTATGGAGGCTTGTACCGCGCTACTTACAATCCTTCCGTGCTCGGCGGGCCAAGGCACAAATTCCAGGTGAATATCCTGACGCTCGGCGGAAGCATCAAATACCGCTATTTCCGGTTCATCGGGGAAAATTCGTTTCTCTACCCGGTGCTTGCGGCACATTCCACGGAGGAGCTGTATGGGCGTTCCCGTACGATGGGTTCATTGACTTACAAAGATCCCATTTTCCTGACAGGGGAAATCCGCTGGCCGTCGGCGTCGTTTGCATTGGGCAAATACCATGGTGTGGCGATACAACTCCGCACGAGGGGATTTGTGCAGGGCAGAAATATCCCCGCTGCGATCGATAATCTCTACATTAAAAGGCTCGATACCGGAAGCACGCCGCCGGTGTCGAATGAGTCTTGGGGTGATTTCAGTCTGGTTCAACAGAGTTTTTCCGACCTCAGTTTTTCATGGGGCGGGCAGCTGCTCGACATCGAAGGCCACAAGCTCCGCGTCGGTGCCACCGTCAAGCGGGTTTTTGGCGCACGCGTGGCTTATTTGAAGGGCAATGCCGACCGTTACAGCATTAATCCGGTCGGTAACGATCCCGAAATCAGCCAGTTGGAAATCGATAGACTGGTTTACGAAAGCGGTTACAGCACCCCAAACCGCAGGATGAGCGTCGGGAATTTGTTTGATTCGGGTAAATATGGCTCCGGCTGGGCTTATGATCTGGGCTTTTCCTATGAACTGGGGGCTGTATGGAAAGACCGTAAGGAGGTTTATAACGACAGCCCCGATTACTTCGTGCGCCTTGCCGGATCGCTGACGGACATCGGGTCCGTTAAATACAAGACTTCCGATTCAAAGGTCGTAACAGGTTCGCATAACGACGTCGTGATCCGGCAAACCGAGCTCGAAACAATCAGCGACCGTGGGCCGGAAGGTTTTATGAGTCTTTTCCCCGGTGATTCGGGTACCGCATTTGCCCAAACTGTCCGGCTGCCGCAGGCGCTTCACCTGGAAGCGGATGTGCAGGTTTTTCATGGTTTCTTCCTGAACCTGTCTCAAACCAGCCGCTTCAAAAGCCGGAGCGGGCGGCCATTAGATATGTATGTGCCGAATACTTTTATCATTACGCCGCGCTTTGAAGACGAGGATTCGGGCCTTTCGTTCCCGATTTCGTTTATTCAGGGAAATAACCGGCCGTCGATAGGACTTGCAGGGCATTTTGGGCCTGTTTTTTTAGGTTTCAGCAATGTAAACGGACTCATGAAAAGCGGCGGTGCGCGCGGCAGTATGATGTATATCGGCTTTACCGCCTGGAAAGCATATCGTAAAAAAGACAAGGATTGA
- a CDS encoding CehA/McbA family metallohydrolase: MKRPSALLLFAVFLPLALLGQHDQHVNHTTTTDVEPQPLLAQAMRLREALSFSGNAFPAADAEKLKALGRGPLSQKTVAEIQSILDPYCLNVVHINPEGRVKVDRGAAKPQLVQGGWTAFLVKIHNEAGITAKFEATSPNALKPYHSPSFEHRVKKEHELTEGQVANRFLDIQIYAGRPLQANLSGLKLEYAVVQIYSRDAGKREAEISYNAGQGSQDIGFRNSTHILFDAKPAVKVKLDVKDDDGTPAMASFLITDGQEHASGKFKGIYPLPSRRVAAFDEYPDFFFQPQIYRKSGEHVMLPPGKYRISFTRGPEYIPQMQEITVPAGKDSIEVSFQLKRWIQLSKLGWFSADHHIHAAGCSHYDSPTEGVDPKDMFRQVLGEDLNMAANLAWGPSWYHQKTFFSGKDHPLSRKGNVMRNDVEVSGFPSSHAGHIVLLRIKEDDYPGTTIIEQWPSWTAPVLSWARSQGGVVGYAHSGWGLEPMEATQELPNYIIPKMDGIGANEYVMTVTDGLVDFYSAGDTPAPWELNMYYHTLNCGFKTRLSGETDFPCITDARVGQARSYFKPRNGMDYDGYVEALRLGRSYVSDGKSHIMDFKVNGVEAGAGESELVLRSAATVKVTAKLAAYLPEKQDSTGEKIAKTPVTEKPYWDIERSRIGKSRNVRVELIFNGVPVDTVEIPADGKINDVQFSPKITRSGWLAMRVYPSSHSNPVFVKLNDRPVLEKQSAEWCLAALEQCWKMKEPNIRSEEKSAAAAAYDKARNVYRQLIARGNK; the protein is encoded by the coding sequence ATGAAAAGACCGTCTGCCCTACTCCTTTTCGCAGTATTTCTGCCATTAGCGCTGCTCGGGCAGCACGATCAGCATGTTAATCACACAACCACTACGGACGTTGAGCCACAGCCTTTACTGGCGCAAGCCATGCGTTTGCGGGAAGCGCTTTCCTTTTCGGGCAATGCATTTCCCGCAGCCGATGCGGAGAAACTGAAAGCGCTGGGACGCGGGCCGTTGTCGCAAAAGACGGTGGCTGAAATTCAGTCGATTCTCGATCCCTATTGCCTTAATGTGGTGCATATTAATCCGGAAGGCCGGGTAAAAGTGGACCGCGGGGCCGCGAAACCGCAACTGGTGCAGGGCGGCTGGACGGCCTTTCTGGTTAAAATCCATAATGAAGCCGGCATCACCGCGAAATTTGAAGCCACAAGTCCCAATGCATTAAAACCATATCACTCGCCCTCTTTCGAACACCGGGTAAAAAAAGAACACGAACTGACCGAAGGGCAGGTGGCGAACCGTTTCCTGGATATTCAGATTTATGCCGGAAGACCATTGCAGGCGAACTTGTCGGGGTTGAAACTGGAATATGCGGTGGTGCAGATCTACTCAAGGGACGCCGGTAAACGTGAGGCGGAAATCTCCTACAACGCCGGCCAGGGCTCGCAGGATATTGGTTTTCGGAATTCTACCCATATTCTGTTCGATGCAAAACCGGCTGTAAAGGTCAAACTGGACGTGAAAGACGACGACGGTACGCCTGCGATGGCCTCCTTTCTCATTACCGATGGCCAGGAGCACGCTTCCGGCAAGTTCAAAGGCATTTATCCCTTGCCATCCCGCCGCGTCGCGGCATTCGACGAATACCCCGACTTCTTTTTTCAGCCCCAGATTTACCGGAAAAGCGGCGAGCACGTGATGTTACCACCGGGCAAATATCGGATTTCTTTCACACGTGGACCAGAATACATTCCCCAAATGCAGGAAATTACTGTCCCCGCCGGCAAGGATTCTATCGAAGTGTCATTTCAGTTGAAAAGGTGGATACAACTGTCGAAACTGGGGTGGTTCAGCGCCGATCATCATATCCATGCGGCTGGTTGTAGCCATTACGACAGCCCGACGGAGGGCGTTGACCCGAAGGATATGTTCAGGCAGGTATTGGGCGAAGACCTGAATATGGCAGCCAATCTGGCCTGGGGACCGAGCTGGTATCACCAGAAAACTTTTTTCTCCGGAAAAGATCATCCGCTGTCGCGCAAAGGAAATGTAATGCGTAACGATGTAGAAGTTTCGGGTTTTCCTTCCTCGCACGCGGGACATATTGTTTTATTGCGGATAAAGGAAGACGATTATCCGGGTACCACTATCATCGAGCAATGGCCCAGCTGGACGGCGCCCGTGCTTTCCTGGGCCAGGTCGCAAGGCGGCGTGGTCGGTTACGCGCATTCCGGCTGGGGCCTGGAACCGATGGAGGCAACTCAGGAACTTCCCAATTATATTATCCCCAAAATGGACGGAATCGGTGCTAACGAATACGTTATGACGGTAACCGATGGCCTGGTTGACTTTTACAGCGCAGGCGACACACCAGCGCCGTGGGAACTCAATATGTATTACCACACGCTGAATTGCGGTTTTAAAACTCGGCTCAGCGGTGAAACGGATTTCCCGTGCATTACCGACGCACGCGTGGGACAGGCGCGCAGCTATTTCAAACCCCGGAATGGAATGGATTACGACGGGTATGTCGAGGCGCTCCGTCTCGGGAGGAGCTATGTTTCGGATGGGAAATCGCACATTATGGATTTTAAGGTGAATGGCGTAGAAGCTGGTGCGGGAGAAAGCGAACTGGTGCTGAGATCGGCCGCGACGGTGAAAGTAACCGCAAAACTGGCTGCTTATTTGCCTGAAAAGCAGGATAGTACGGGCGAGAAAATAGCAAAAACGCCTGTTACCGAGAAGCCGTATTGGGATATCGAGCGGTCGCGGATCGGCAAATCGCGGAATGTGCGGGTAGAGCTGATATTTAACGGTGTGCCCGTCGACACGGTTGAAATACCGGCCGACGGAAAGATCAACGACGTGCAATTTTCGCCCAAAATCACCAGATCGGGCTGGCTGGCTATGCGGGTTTATCCCAGCTCACATTCCAATCCGGTGTTTGTAAAGCTGAACGATCGGCCTGTTTTGGAAAAGCAAAGCGCCGAATGGTGCCTTGCGGCGCTGGAACAATGCTGGAAAATGAAGGAGCCGAATATTCGGTCAGAGGAAAAAAGCGCAGCAGCGGCGGCTTACGACAAGGCCCGGAATGTATACCGGCAACTTATTGCAAGGGGTAACAAATAG
- a CDS encoding DUF6787 family protein translates to MIEKLKQRWNVRNGWDVLVILVVFACTGFSVLYVKRWLFELIGLTPDSPGWLRWTVNILIILPLYQVVLIAWGWVWGKFAFFWEFEKRMFSRIGGLFRSKKAETTPE, encoded by the coding sequence ATGATCGAAAAACTGAAACAGCGCTGGAACGTCAGGAACGGGTGGGATGTACTTGTTATTCTGGTCGTTTTCGCATGCACCGGTTTTTCAGTCCTCTATGTAAAACGCTGGCTTTTTGAGCTGATCGGCCTCACGCCTGATTCGCCTGGCTGGCTACGCTGGACTGTCAATATCCTGATCATCCTGCCCCTTTACCAGGTCGTCCTCATCGCCTGGGGGTGGGTGTGGGGTAAATTCGCGTTTTTCTGGGAGTTCGAGAAACGGATGTTCAGTCGTATCGGCGGGCTGTTTCGTTCCAAAAAGGCTGAAACCACGCCCGAATAG
- a CDS encoding RluA family pseudouridine synthase, with protein MAKRPFRVVYEDNHLIIVNKEPGILVQADVTGDACLADLVKDYIKETYNKPGAVFLGTVHRLDRPVSGLVVFARTSKALERMNEIFRKRDVQKTYWAVVRNKPAEKKGKLVHWLTKNEARNVTTAHDHEVPGSQRAELSYRWMGEINKFHLLEVMPVTGRPHQIRVQLASMNCPIRGDVKYGYPKGNPDGSINLHARRLYFEHPVKKEPVICRAGVPNDPFWEEFLTLDKEVIKPEHLNFLHE; from the coding sequence ATGGCTAAAAGACCTTTTCGGGTGGTTTACGAAGATAACCACCTGATCATTGTCAACAAGGAGCCTGGCATCCTCGTTCAGGCCGACGTGACGGGCGACGCCTGCCTGGCTGACCTGGTGAAGGATTATATCAAGGAAACATACAACAAGCCCGGCGCGGTGTTTCTTGGCACAGTCCATCGTCTCGATCGCCCGGTAAGCGGGCTGGTCGTGTTTGCGCGCACGTCCAAGGCGCTGGAGCGCATGAACGAAATCTTTCGCAAGCGCGATGTTCAGAAAACATATTGGGCCGTTGTCAGAAATAAGCCCGCGGAAAAAAAGGGAAAACTCGTGCATTGGCTCACCAAAAACGAGGCACGGAACGTTACCACAGCCCACGACCACGAAGTACCCGGCTCGCAGCGCGCGGAGCTGTCGTACCGCTGGATGGGCGAGATCAACAAGTTCCATTTGCTGGAAGTGATGCCGGTTACCGGAAGGCCCCATCAAATCCGTGTGCAACTGGCATCGATGAACTGTCCCATCCGCGGGGATGTCAAATACGGGTATCCCAAGGGCAATCCCGACGGCAGCATTAATCTGCACGCCCGCAGGCTTTATTTTGAACATCCTGTTAAAAAAGAACCTGTTATATGTCGTGCCGGCGTTCCGAACGACCCTTTTTGGGAAGAATTCTTAACTTTGGATAAAGAGGTGATCAAACCGGAACACCTGAATTTCCTTCACGAATAG
- the panB gene encoding 3-methyl-2-oxobutanoate hydroxymethyltransferase, whose translation MSVHTADIKRITTHVIQEMKNRGEKITCLTAYDYSMAGIVDAAGVELILVGDSASNVMAGHETTLPITIDQMIYHASSVVRAVKRALVVVDLPFGSYQGNSREALNSAIRIMKESGAHAVKLEGGLEIKDSITRILSAGVPVMGHLGLTPQSIYKFGTYTVRAKQEAEAQKLLEDAKMLEEVGCFSVVLEKIPAKLTKEVSESIQIPTIGIGAGPHADGQVLVIHDLLGINKAFKPRFLRHYADLNSIMTDAITNYISDVKGKSFPNEKESY comes from the coding sequence ATGTCTGTACATACTGCTGATATCAAGCGCATTACAACCCACGTGATTCAGGAAATGAAAAACCGCGGGGAAAAAATAACATGTCTGACCGCCTACGACTATTCGATGGCCGGAATCGTGGATGCCGCCGGTGTCGAACTGATTCTCGTGGGTGATTCCGCTTCCAATGTAATGGCGGGCCACGAAACCACATTACCCATCACGATCGATCAGATGATCTACCACGCGTCGTCGGTAGTACGGGCCGTAAAACGTGCCCTGGTAGTTGTGGATTTGCCGTTTGGGTCTTACCAGGGCAACTCGCGCGAGGCATTGAACTCCGCGATCCGGATCATGAAGGAATCCGGTGCACATGCCGTGAAGCTCGAAGGAGGACTGGAAATAAAGGATTCCATCACCCGGATTTTGAGTGCGGGCGTCCCGGTAATGGGCCATCTGGGGCTCACACCGCAGTCCATTTACAAATTCGGAACATACACTGTTCGGGCAAAGCAGGAGGCCGAAGCACAAAAACTACTCGAAGACGCCAAAATGCTGGAAGAAGTCGGCTGTTTCTCGGTAGTGCTCGAAAAAATTCCGGCTAAATTAACCAAAGAGGTTTCGGAAAGCATTCAGATACCGACGATCGGCATTGGTGCCGGGCCGCACGCCGATGGCCAGGTGCTGGTTATTCACGACCTTCTGGGCATCAATAAGGCATTTAAACCCCGGTTTTTACGCCATTACGCCGATTTGAACAGCATTATGACCGACGCTATAACCAATTACATATCCGACGTAAAAGGAAAATCATTTCCGAACGAAAAGGAATCATATTGA